The following are encoded in a window of Cyanobacteriota bacterium genomic DNA:
- the nadA gene encoding quinolinate synthase NadA: MLTAVLSQANPRQPTVSHLPHDLFEAIRALKQELNAVILAHYYQEPDIQDIADYIGDSLGLSRQAAATDADVIVFAGVHFMAETAKILNPHKLVLLPDVNAGCSLADSCPPAEFAQFKAQHPGHLVISYINCTAEIKAMSDIVCTSSNAVQIVKQIPADQPIIFAPDRNLGKYVMEKTGREMVLWQGSCIVHETFSEKKVVQLMIDHPEAEMIAHPECEPAVLRHANYIGSTTALLNYVQRSTRQAFIVATEPGIIHQMQKVAPSKQFIPAPPLNNCACNECPHMRLNTLEKLYRCMRDRTPEITLPEDVRIAALKPIQRMLAMSA; the protein is encoded by the coding sequence TTGAGGCCATTCGTGCTCTCAAGCAAGAACTAAACGCTGTGATTCTGGCACATTACTATCAAGAGCCTGATATTCAAGATATTGCCGATTACATCGGCGACTCTCTGGGGCTTTCCCGACAAGCAGCAGCTACCGATGCTGATGTGATTGTGTTTGCGGGCGTGCACTTCATGGCAGAAACAGCTAAAATTCTCAACCCTCACAAGCTGGTGCTACTGCCTGATGTAAATGCGGGTTGCTCATTGGCAGATAGTTGTCCACCTGCTGAATTTGCCCAGTTTAAGGCACAACATCCTGGACATTTGGTTATTTCTTACATAAATTGTACGGCGGAAATTAAGGCTATGAGTGACATTGTTTGCACTAGCTCGAATGCTGTGCAGATTGTGAAGCAAATTCCAGCAGATCAGCCAATTATCTTTGCACCGGATCGCAACTTGGGCAAGTACGTGATGGAAAAAACTGGTCGGGAGATGGTGCTATGGCAGGGCAGTTGCATAGTGCACGAAACTTTCTCGGAGAAGAAGGTTGTGCAACTGATGATTGACCATCCTGAGGCGGAGATGATTGCTCATCCTGAGTGTGAACCTGCGGTGTTACGCCATGCGAACTACATTGGTTCTACAACAGCTCTGCTCAACTATGTCCAGCGCAGTACTCGCCAAGCATTTATTGTGGCTACGGAACCGGGGATTATTCACCAGATGCAGAAAGTAGCCCCAAGCAAGCAATTTATTCCGGCACCACCATTGAATAACTGCGCTTGCAATGAATGTCCTCACATGCGCCTTAACACTCTAGAGAAGTTGTATCGCTGTATGCGCGATCGCACCCCTGAGATCACACTGCCTGAAGATGTTCGCATAGCTGCCCTAAAACCCATCCAGCGCATGTTGGCCATGAGTGCTTAG
- a CDS encoding branched-chain amino acid ABC transporter permease, whose protein sequence is MTLTVLLQLLVNGLSIGSVYCIVALGYTLVFSILGIINFAHGAILAVGAYFTYALMGGQFGFNGLLANSALPVQLPFPLALVLGSLLAGLVGIGVERLAFRPLRRRGADTLLTVVSSLGVALVIVNLIQYLVGAEAYTFPSNVLGSLPAALNIGTTNQPYRIRTIQVLMFGVSIAMVIVLTALIRLTLVGKAMRAVAEDPVMASLLGINVDAYIVFTFFLSSALAGVAGTLIGVSSGIAGPYFGISLGLKGLAVIVLGGLGSIPGAVVGGLTLGIVEAFVPASVNAYKDAIAFGLLLVMLLIRPQGLLGQRFVQKV, encoded by the coding sequence ATGACTCTAACTGTTTTGTTGCAATTGCTAGTCAACGGCTTATCGATCGGTAGCGTCTACTGCATCGTTGCCCTCGGCTACACCCTAGTATTTTCCATCCTGGGGATCATCAATTTTGCCCACGGAGCTATTCTGGCTGTTGGAGCCTACTTTACCTATGCCCTCATGGGTGGGCAGTTCGGCTTCAATGGGCTATTAGCCAACAGTGCCTTACCAGTACAGTTGCCCTTCCCATTGGCTCTAGTGTTAGGGAGCCTCTTAGCTGGTCTAGTCGGCATTGGTGTTGAACGGCTAGCTTTTCGTCCGTTGCGGCGGCGAGGGGCTGATACCCTGCTGACAGTAGTCTCTAGCCTAGGTGTGGCACTGGTAATTGTAAATCTGATCCAGTACTTGGTGGGGGCTGAAGCCTATACCTTTCCGTCCAATGTGTTGGGATCACTGCCCGCTGCCTTGAATATCGGTACGACCAATCAGCCTTATCGAATACGCACCATCCAAGTCTTAATGTTTGGAGTATCGATAGCCATGGTAATTGTCCTCACAGCCCTGATTCGCCTGACTCTAGTGGGCAAGGCTATGCGTGCCGTCGCCGAAGACCCCGTTATGGCTAGTTTGCTGGGCATTAATGTTGATGCCTACATTGTGTTCACCTTTTTTCTGAGCAGTGCCCTAGCAGGGGTAGCAGGAACGCTAATAGGAGTCAGCAGCGGGATTGCAGGCCCCTATTTTGGCATTAGCTTGGGACTGAAGGGTTTAGCTGTAATTGTACTAGGTGGACTAGGTAGCATTCCGGGTGCTGTGGTTGGTGGGCTAACCCTAGGCATAGTCGAGGCGTTTGTGCCTGCTAGTGTGAATGCCTATAAGGATGCGATCGCCTTCGGCCTGCTGCTAGTTATGCTCCTGATTCGTCCCCAAGGATTATTAGGGCAACGATTTGTGCAAAAGGTGTGA
- a CDS encoding pre-16S rRNA-processing nuclease YqgF — translation MPDQPMILGFDPGRDKCGIAVMGVDRRLHYQDILPANRVLAELQRLQTQFPISLLVMGNQTTANRWKQHLQDLPTLPRVVMVDERHSTLEARNRYWRMYPARGLYRFIPQGLRLPPRPVDDIVAILLIERYLDQLTDLPP, via the coding sequence ATGCCTGATCAACCAATGATTTTGGGATTTGATCCCGGTCGCGACAAATGTGGCATTGCCGTGATGGGGGTTGATCGCCGCTTACACTACCAAGACATTTTGCCAGCCAATCGCGTACTGGCTGAACTGCAACGACTACAAACCCAGTTTCCTATTTCCCTGTTAGTGATGGGCAACCAAACTACAGCGAACCGTTGGAAGCAACATCTGCAAGATTTGCCGACTCTGCCGCGAGTAGTCATGGTAGATGAACGTCATAGCACTCTTGAAGCCCGCAATCGCTATTGGCGCATGTATCCTGCCCGTGGACTGTATCGTTTCATTCCCCAAGGTTTGCGACTGCCACCCCGTCCTGTTGATGACATCGTGGCTATTCTCTTAATTGAGCGTTACCTAGACCAACTTACTGATCTGCCCCCATGA
- the sfsA gene encoding DNA/RNA nuclease SfsA codes for MPSHALVYEYPSLLSGVLVKRYKRFFAEIQLDSGELITAHCPNTGPMTGIYIPGMPVQVSYSHNPSRKLPYTWEMVQVPSGNQSQGASVNGEPVWVGVNTALPNRIVKHMLETHLLPELGNYAQVSSEVVYGQERSRIDFRLAADPPIYVEVKNTTWTAGNLALFPDTVTTRGQKHLRELMALLPQSRAVMLYFINRGDCPYFAPGDSADPTYGALLRSAIAHGLTVLPCRFQVSPYGIHYIGLAKVCL; via the coding sequence ATGCCTTCCCATGCTCTTGTCTACGAATATCCATCTCTGTTGTCAGGTGTATTGGTCAAGCGCTACAAACGCTTCTTTGCTGAGATTCAGCTTGACTCTGGGGAACTGATTACGGCCCACTGTCCCAATACTGGCCCGATGACAGGCATTTATATCCCTGGAATGCCCGTGCAGGTATCCTACAGCCATAACCCTAGCCGGAAATTGCCCTACACTTGGGAGATGGTACAAGTTCCTAGTGGTAACCAAAGCCAAGGAGCGTCAGTAAATGGTGAACCCGTCTGGGTTGGAGTCAATACAGCATTACCTAATCGCATTGTGAAACATATGCTGGAGACTCATCTCTTACCGGAGTTAGGCAACTATGCTCAGGTCTCTAGTGAGGTGGTCTATGGCCAAGAGCGTAGCCGGATTGACTTTCGACTGGCAGCCGACCCTCCCATCTATGTAGAGGTAAAAAACACGACTTGGACAGCAGGAAATTTGGCGCTGTTTCCAGATACAGTGACAACCAGAGGCCAAAAACACCTGCGGGAATTGATGGCACTGTTGCCTCAATCACGGGCAGTGATGCTGTACTTCATCAACCGGGGAGATTGTCCCTATTTTGCGCCTGGTGATAGTGCTGACCCTACCTATGGAGCGTTACTGAGATCGGCGATCGCCCATGGCCTCACCGTCCTGCCCTGTCGTTTTCAGGTGTCACCCTACGGTATCCACTATATAGGCTTGGCTAAGGTATGTCTGTAG